One Aquificaceae bacterium genomic region harbors:
- the aroE gene encoding shikimate dehydrogenase — protein MTFDGKTQVYGILGYPVKHSLSPVFQNRAFRHFSLNAVYVPFEVKPEDFEIAFRGLKALGVKGVNITLPHKERALELADFKDSHAQAIGSANTLKFTEEGVYAYNTDWIGFLKSVKELTPNLRDLKVLVLGAGGSARAVLYALKLEGARIFLWNRTEEKAKRLCEEFGCMHVKKPEEALEEAELIVNTTSLGLKNEDPPIFNYEELKPHHKVMDIIYRETPLLKSAKEKGCLYKDGLDMLLYQGMESFRIWTGYEVPYEVVKNSVLEYII, from the coding sequence ATGACCTTTGACGGAAAGACTCAAGTTTATGGTATTTTGGGCTATCCTGTAAAACATTCTCTCTCTCCAGTTTTTCAAAACAGGGCTTTTAGGCACTTTTCACTAAATGCAGTCTATGTTCCTTTTGAAGTAAAACCAGAAGACTTTGAAATAGCTTTTAGAGGTTTAAAAGCCCTTGGTGTAAAGGGTGTTAACATAACCTTGCCTCATAAGGAAAGGGCTCTTGAGCTTGCGGATTTCAAAGACAGCCATGCACAAGCTATAGGGTCCGCAAACACTCTGAAGTTTACAGAAGAAGGAGTCTATGCCTACAATACGGACTGGATAGGTTTCCTCAAGTCCGTAAAGGAGCTAACTCCCAATCTTAGAGACCTTAAGGTCTTAGTCCTTGGTGCGGGTGGGTCTGCCAGGGCGGTGCTATACGCCCTAAAACTTGAAGGTGCAAGGATATTCCTTTGGAACAGGACAGAAGAAAAAGCCAAAAGGCTTTGCGAAGAGTTTGGGTGTATGCATGTAAAAAAGCCAGAAGAAGCTTTAGAGGAAGCAGAGCTTATCGTCAACACCACATCCCTTGGCTTAAAGAATGAAGACCCACCTATATTTAATTACGAAGAGCTAAAACCACATCACAAGGTAATGGATATCATATACAGAGAAACTCCCCTTCTAAAGTCCGCAAAGGAAAAGGGATGCCTTTACAAAGATGGTCTTGACATGCTTTTATATCAAGGCATGGAGAGTTTTAGAATATGGACGGGATATGAAGTTCCCTATGAGGTGGTAAAAAACTCTGTGCTTGAATATATAATATGA
- a CDS encoding sulfurtransferase TusA family protein, protein MEIENIKPDVVHDVVGTFCPVPVAETAKMIKSMQVGQVLELVADDPGVVEDIPAWCKATGQEFLGLYEEDGEYHLFIKKVKEI, encoded by the coding sequence ATGGAAATTGAAAACATAAAGCCGGACGTGGTTCACGATGTGGTAGGCACTTTTTGTCCTGTGCCAGTGGCAGAAACTGCAAAGATGATAAAGAGTATGCAAGTGGGTCAGGTGCTTGAGCTTGTGGCGGATGACCCAGGTGTGGTAGAGGACATACCTGCGTGGTGTAAGGCTACAGGTCAGGAGTTTTTGGGTTTATATGAAGAGGACGGTGAGTATCATCTTTTTATTAAAAAGGTAAAGGAAATATGA
- a CDS encoding diacylglycerol/polyprenol kinase family protein: MNIREIIEDLETRRKVFHLFALLLWLIPLGFFPRGLSLFVFLIVIAINLAIVLKLWEDRLGFYYRLIYSLEREKNFSKPGIQALWANLGIFSVFLLFGKEPAMVSVVVLAVGDAFASMVGMRYGRTRMGSKSLEGSIAFFLSTFLVLLPFLGLWKAFLICSFSAIVEALPISVDDNFSVPLTAGFIYWIML, from the coding sequence ATGAACATAAGAGAAATTATAGAGGATTTAGAGACAAGAAGAAAGGTCTTCCATCTTTTTGCATTGCTCCTTTGGCTAATTCCTTTGGGCTTTTTTCCAAGAGGTCTAAGCCTCTTTGTTTTCCTTATTGTTATAGCTATAAACCTCGCTATAGTGCTAAAACTTTGGGAAGATAGACTGGGTTTTTACTACAGGCTCATATATAGCCTTGAAAGGGAGAAGAACTTCTCAAAACCCGGTATTCAAGCCTTATGGGCAAACCTTGGAATATTTTCTGTGTTTCTACTCTTTGGAAAAGAGCCTGCTATGGTATCTGTGGTAGTGCTTGCAGTGGGAGATGCCTTTGCCAGCATGGTAGGAATGAGATACGGTAGAACAAGGATGGGAAGTAAAAGCCTTGAGGGAAGTATAGCCTTTTTCCTTTCAACCTTTTTGGTCCTTTTGCCCTTCTTAGGTTTGTGGAAGGCTTTTTTGATATGTTCATTTTCTGCAATTGTTGAAGCTTTGCCAATTAGTGTGGATGACAACTTTAGCGTGCCCTTGACTGCGGGGTTTATTTATTGGATAATGCTTTAA
- a CDS encoding YqiA/YcfP family alpha/beta fold hydrolase, whose translation MFIYEPTNPEVILIHLHGFASDIKGTKVSILRERSLQGRFSLFAMDMDYQTTTTSRVLEVLDTLVRGFSQKFSQVWLSGSSHGGYISLNYLKFYKPEKVKRVFLFAPSYSTLALTVKEVGEARCKNWLEGKEDLSFTECETGLELTINKEFAVDILKKGYEILRDSHVDFPSEVPYEIYVFHGRQDSTVPIEHSKLFVSKVKVKEFLELEDDHRLSKTFKWLVEKYM comes from the coding sequence ATGTTCATTTATGAGCCTACCAACCCTGAGGTTATTTTAATACACCTTCATGGATTTGCCAGTGATATCAAAGGCACTAAGGTAAGCATTCTAAGGGAGAGGAGTTTGCAAGGCAGGTTTTCCCTCTTTGCCATGGATATGGACTATCAGACTACTACCACGAGCAGGGTCTTGGAGGTGCTTGATACACTTGTAAGGGGCTTTTCCCAAAAGTTTTCTCAAGTTTGGCTCTCTGGAAGTTCTCACGGTGGATATATCTCTCTAAACTATCTCAAGTTTTACAAACCAGAAAAGGTCAAAAGGGTTTTCCTCTTTGCCCCTTCTTACTCAACACTTGCTCTTACTGTAAAGGAGGTGGGAGAGGCAAGGTGCAAAAATTGGCTGGAGGGTAAGGAAGACCTGAGCTTTACAGAGTGCGAAACAGGTCTTGAACTTACCATAAACAAAGAGTTTGCGGTAGATATACTCAAAAAGGGTTATGAAATACTAAGAGACAGCCATGTAGACTTTCCCTCAGAAGTTCCCTATGAGATTTATGTATTCCACGGCAGGCAAGACAGCACGGTGCCAATAGAACACTCAAAGCTTTTCGTAAGCAAGGTGAAGGTTAAAGAGTTTCTTGAGCTTGAGGATGACCATAGGCTTAGCAAGACTTTCAAGTGGCTTGTGGAAAAATATATGTAA
- a CDS encoding D-alanine--D-alanine ligase, whose amino-acid sequence MRVVVLMGGRSAEREISLKSGQAVLKALQELGHEAIALDLTEDLCEKLREIKPDKVFIALHGPYGEDGRVQGLLDILGIPYVGSGVLGSSIAMDKDITKKLLTFHGIKVPKWICVREKGEELNWDIYPAVVKPADQGSSVGLFVVNGREEAKEAIEKCLEISKKVMVEEYIEGRDITVGILKGKPLPPIEIKPKKGIYDYESKYTKGMTEYTFLEEEEFVEKLQEIALLAYKVLELKDLSRIDFRVNREGTPYLLEVNTIPGLTELSLFPMACKRVGIDFKELISMLLF is encoded by the coding sequence TTGAGGGTTGTAGTGCTTATGGGCGGAAGGTCTGCGGAGCGTGAAATATCTCTCAAAAGTGGTCAAGCGGTATTAAAGGCACTCCAAGAGCTCGGACACGAAGCCATAGCCTTAGACCTAACAGAAGACCTTTGCGAAAAGCTGAGAGAAATAAAGCCTGATAAGGTATTTATAGCTCTTCATGGTCCTTATGGAGAGGATGGAAGAGTGCAAGGGCTTCTTGACATACTTGGAATTCCCTACGTGGGTTCTGGCGTTCTTGGAAGCAGTATAGCCATGGATAAGGATATAACAAAAAAGCTTCTTACCTTTCACGGTATAAAAGTGCCTAAGTGGATTTGTGTAAGAGAAAAAGGAGAGGAGTTGAACTGGGATATATACCCTGCGGTTGTAAAACCTGCAGACCAAGGCTCAAGCGTTGGTCTTTTTGTAGTGAATGGCAGAGAGGAAGCAAAGGAAGCCATAGAAAAATGCTTGGAAATCTCAAAAAAGGTCATGGTGGAAGAATACATTGAAGGTAGGGACATTACGGTAGGAATCTTAAAGGGAAAACCACTTCCGCCCATAGAGATAAAGCCCAAGAAGGGAATTTACGATTATGAAAGTAAGTATACGAAAGGTATGACAGAATATACCTTCTTAGAGGAGGAAGAGTTTGTGGAAAAACTACAAGAAATTGCACTTCTTGCATACAAAGTTCTTGAGCTTAAAGATCTTTCAAGGATAGACTTTAGGGTAAACAGAGAAGGGACTCCATATCTCTTAGAAGTGAACACAATACCTGGTTTGACAGAGCTGAGCCTTTTCCCCATGGCTTGCAAAAGGGTAGGAATTGACTTCAAAGAATTGATAAGTATGTTATTATTTTAA
- a CDS encoding RNA ligase partner protein: MEVFVLDTSVFTNPDVYSQFEKDQLGAIENFITLASHSRAKFFMPTSVYEEFNKIVELGSLKPKFELAVRIRSPRRYNLMVPAEFLYEFIEEVRYRVNKGLRIAEEHTKEAGRLTQEDVGRLINKLREKYREALRAGIIDSKEDLDVLLLAYELDGVLVSGDEGLRSWADKVGIKLIDPKSFRVILENYTIRT, translated from the coding sequence ATGGAGGTTTTTGTCTTAGATACGAGTGTGTTTACCAATCCAGATGTATATTCACAGTTTGAGAAGGACCAACTGGGTGCTATAGAAAACTTTATAACCCTTGCATCTCATAGCAGAGCAAAGTTTTTTATGCCCACCTCTGTTTACGAAGAGTTTAACAAGATTGTGGAGCTCGGAAGCTTAAAGCCAAAGTTTGAACTCGCTGTAAGGATTCGTTCTCCCAGAAGATACAACCTTATGGTTCCTGCAGAGTTTCTTTACGAATTTATAGAGGAAGTGCGCTATAGGGTAAACAAGGGTTTGCGTATTGCAGAGGAGCATACAAAGGAAGCAGGTAGGCTCACTCAAGAGGATGTGGGGAGGCTAATAAACAAACTAAGAGAAAAATACAGAGAAGCTCTTAGAGCAGGCATAATAGACAGTAAAGAGGACCTTGATGTTTTGCTTTTGGCTTACGAGCTTGATGGTGTTTTGGTCTCTGGAGATGAAGGTCTCAGAAGCTGGGCGGATAAAGTGGGTATAAAGCTCATAGACCCAAAGAGTTTTAGAGTAATCCTTGAAAACTACACAATTAGAACCTAA
- a CDS encoding iron-sulfur cluster assembly scaffold protein, which yields MFEYSEKVLDHFLNPRNVGVLEDANAIGQCGNPACGDAMLFTLKINPENDIIEDVRFKTFGCGSAIAVSSQLTEMIKGKPISYALNLTYKDIFDELGGLPPQKIHCTNLGLETLHVAIKDYLLKQGRIEEAMRIPDCYEEEEEESREFEFLST from the coding sequence ATGTTTGAATACAGCGAGAAGGTGCTTGACCACTTTTTGAACCCACGCAATGTGGGTGTGCTTGAGGATGCCAATGCCATAGGGCAGTGTGGCAATCCAGCCTGTGGTGATGCCATGCTCTTTACTCTTAAGATAAACCCAGAAAACGATATTATAGAGGATGTGAGATTTAAGACCTTTGGATGTGGCTCCGCCATAGCGGTCTCTTCTCAACTTACAGAGATGATAAAAGGGAAGCCTATAAGCTACGCTCTAAACCTCACATACAAGGACATCTTTGACGAGCTTGGTGGTCTTCCTCCACAGAAGATACACTGCACAAATCTTGGGCTTGAAACACTGCATGTGGCTATAAAGGACTACCTTCTCAAGCAGGGAAGAATAGAAGAGGCTATGCGTATACCTGACTGCTACGAAGAGGAAGAGGAAGAAAGCAGAGAGTTTGAATTCCTATCCACATGA
- the murB gene encoding UDP-N-acetylmuramate dehydrogenase: MVIQKNIKLSPFTTIKVGGIAKYFSQPIDEEELKRVIFFAQDKGLEVFPLGRGANTIFGDFEGLVLSTVNFRGIEVEKKEQYFLIRAKAGTPLSELVKLSLEENLEGFYRLGGFPATVGGAVAMNAGAFGYEISQHLVEVVFIDWEGRLQSAKKEDLSFSYRKSPFPELGIVLMATFEVPTAKHKVEEEFERIRKKRKQTQPINMPTSGSTFKNPQGEYAGRLLEKVGMKGYRIGNIAFSNLHANFLVNLGGGTYQEVIRIIQEAKRRVFEDFGILLEEEVKLVEGCSAYGRKVCGA, translated from the coding sequence ATGGTTATTCAAAAGAATATAAAGCTCTCACCTTTTACCACCATAAAAGTTGGTGGTATTGCAAAATATTTTAGCCAACCTATAGATGAGGAAGAGCTAAAGCGTGTGATATTCTTTGCGCAGGATAAGGGTCTTGAGGTTTTTCCTCTTGGTAGAGGAGCAAACACTATTTTTGGAGACTTTGAGGGTTTAGTCTTGAGCACTGTTAATTTTAGAGGAATTGAGGTAGAGAAAAAGGAGCAATACTTTTTAATAAGGGCTAAAGCTGGCACGCCTTTGTCTGAGCTTGTTAAACTTTCCCTTGAGGAGAACCTTGAAGGTTTTTATAGGCTTGGGGGCTTTCCAGCTACAGTGGGCGGTGCGGTTGCCATGAACGCTGGAGCTTTTGGATACGAAATAAGCCAGCATCTTGTGGAGGTGGTCTTTATAGATTGGGAAGGAAGGCTTCAGAGTGCAAAAAAGGAAGACCTGAGCTTTTCCTATAGAAAATCTCCCTTTCCTGAGCTTGGAATAGTGCTTATGGCTACCTTTGAAGTGCCAACTGCTAAGCACAAAGTAGAGGAGGAGTTTGAGAGAATAAGGAAGAAAAGAAAACAGACCCAGCCTATAAACATGCCAACGAGTGGCTCTACCTTTAAGAACCCTCAAGGCGAATACGCAGGAAGGCTCTTAGAAAAGGTGGGAATGAAGGGCTATAGAATAGGTAATATTGCCTTTTCTAACCTTCATGCTAACTTTTTGGTAAACTTGGGTGGTGGCACTTACCAAGAGGTTATTAGAATAATACAAGAGGCAAAGAGAAGGGTATTTGAGGATTTTGGTATACTTTTGGAAGAGGAGGTAAAGCTCGTTGAGGGTTGTAGTGCTTATGGGCGGAAGGTCTGCGGAGCGTGA
- a CDS encoding DUF1858 domain-containing protein, whose translation MKTRITLDTKLVDLIKELPQAKEILMRYGYKVFIEEDVEDVIVDKLTIRGFCKLMDLDDEAQGNLWQEIQDLYRQLEDKP comes from the coding sequence ATGAAGACGAGGATAACCTTAGATACAAAACTTGTGGATCTTATAAAGGAATTGCCTCAGGCAAAGGAAATACTAATGAGGTATGGCTATAAGGTCTTCATTGAGGAAGATGTGGAAGATGTGATTGTGGATAAGCTAACCATTAGAGGGTTTTGTAAGCTCATGGACTTAGATGACGAAGCTCAGGGAAATCTTTGGCAGGAAATACAAGATTTATACAGACAGCTGGAGGATAAGCCATGA
- a CDS encoding NifU family protein has product MNERELKQVEEILEKIRPALKEHHGDLKVVDIREGEVYLQFEGGCTDCPIVDVSVKNVVDMAIKGNLDWVKKVEILQPKYQIG; this is encoded by the coding sequence ATGAACGAAAGGGAACTAAAGCAAGTGGAAGAGATTTTGGAGAAGATAAGACCAGCTCTAAAAGAGCATCATGGAGACCTAAAGGTGGTGGATATAAGAGAGGGTGAGGTCTACCTTCAGTTTGAAGGAGGATGTACCGACTGTCCAATAGTGGATGTGAGCGTCAAAAACGTGGTAGATATGGCAATAAAAGGCAACCTTGACTGGGTCAAAAAGGTGGAAATACTCCAGCCTAAGTATCAGATTGGATGA